The genomic segment GGCGAGCGGCGGGCGGCTTGAATTACGTCTAGCATACAAGCGTGGGAATGGATTCAAAATGATGTAAAATTCATGTTGCTTCTCTTTTTTTCGGCTTTTTGAAATTTGGAGGGGACCGCACTGTGTTACAATGCTAAGCGGAACGGATGGCGACGCCTGAAGGTTGAATCGCATGACGGACGAAAGCGCACGCTATTCAAGCGAGCCGCGGACGCGCTGGAGGATGAAAGAATTGAACAAACAGACGAAAATACACAATTCGCGGCCGGCGGCGGATGCGTACGCGCATTCTGAACAAGAAGGCGCGCAATCCCGGCGCGAGCTCGAGCTGGAGATTGCCCAGGAACGCGAGCGCGAGGTGAAAGCGAAACGCGGACGGCTGCTCTGGCTGGCCGTCGGCATCGTGCTCATCGCGGCCAACCTGCGCGGCGCCTTAACGGCGGTCGGTCCGGTCGTCGGCCGGATCAAGGACGACCTGAGCCTGTCCGGCGCGGGCGCCGGCATGCTCACGACGCTCGGCCTGCTTGCCTTCGCCGTGATCTCGCCGGTAGCGCCCAAGCTGTCGCGCCGCTTCGGCGCGGAGAACATGCTGCTTGCCGGCATGGCCTTGATCACGGTGGGCGTGATCGTGCGTGCCGCGCCTTATTCGGCGCTGTTGTTCGCGGGCACCGTATTGATCGGTATCGGCATCGGCGTGGGCAACGTGCTCGTGCCCGCGCTCATCAAGCGGGACTTCGAGAACCGCGCAGGCCTCATGACCGGCATCTATTCGGTCGCGCTGACGCTCGTCGCCGGCATCGCATCCGGCGTCAGCATTCCGATCGCGGACGCGCCGGGCTTCGGCTGGCGCGGCGCGCTCGGCGTATGGGGGCTCGCCTCGGCGCTGGCGATGGTCGCCTGGCTGCCGCAGGTCAGCCGCGGCCGGCGCGAGCGGGGCGTCAGCCGTCCGGCTTCGGCGTCCGCGCGCCCTTGGCGGTCCCCGCTAGCGTGGCAGGTATCGCTCTTCATGGGCTTCCAATCGATCATTTTTTACGTCAACGTCACCTGGCTGCCGGAGCTTCTGCAGGACCGCGGGATGAGCCCGGGCACGGCGGGGTGGATGCTGTCGCTCATGCAGATCATCGGCTTGCCCGCGAACTTCCTCGCGCCGGTGCTGGCTGCGCGGCGTCCGAGCCAGCGGGGCATCATGGCGGTCGTCATGGCGATGCTGCTCGTCGGTTACGGGGGCCTGCTTTTCGATTCCGGCACCGGGCCTCTTACGGTTGCGTGGGTGCTCCTGATCGGGATCGGCGCGGGCGCGAGCTTCAGCCTCTGCCTCGTGTTTTTCTCGCTGCGTACGCGCACCGCATCCGAGGCGACGGAGCTGTCGGGCATGGCCCAGTTCGTGGGCTACCTCGTGGCGGCCGTCGGCCCTGCTTTTATCGGCTTCGTTCACGACCGCTCCGGCGGCTGGCAGACGCCGCTTGTCGTGATGGTCGTTGTCGTGGCGCTGGCTGCGCTGTTCGGGCTCGGTTCGAGCCGCGCCGCCTACGTCTCGTCAACTTCCGCGCAAGCGTCCAACAATCCGACAAGCTCTGACACAAAATAGACACAATTAACCTTTTTAATTTTTTTACATCTGGGACGCAAACGGGTGTAAAATGGGGAACAAGGGTTCATTTCGACCTTCCGGATCGAATACGAAGAAGCCAAAGGAATAGCGGCACGCCTTTTTATGTGAAAAATGGTACAAATGTCGCCCGCCTCCCCGTGCCCCTTCGTCCGCCGAGACGGAGAATCGCAAGAGACCGCATGACCTTACTGTAAAGGAGGACTTTGTCTCATGACTACCACACCGCAATCGCAAGGCGCCGAGCAAGCCGTCGACGCGCAAAAGGCCCAGGATGTGCTGGATCAACTGATGAAGCCGGAAGTTCAACAATCGCTCACTACGCTGGTGGACAACCTGCCCAAGCTGACCGAGATGGTGACGACGCTGACCGCGGCGTACGACTTCGCTTCCGGCCTCGCGAAGGACCAAGTTTTCATCAACGATACGAAGGCGGGCATCGTCGAGTTTTTCACGCCGGTCGTCGACAAGGCCAAGGGTCTCGCATCTGCAGCCATCGAAGCGGGCGACCGCGCCGAAGCCGACACGCAGGCTGTGGGCCTGTTCGGTCTGCTCAAGATGCTGAAGGATCCGCAAGTGCAGAAGACGCTGCGCTACACCCAAGCATTCCTGAACGTACTGGCGGAGCGCCAGCAGCAACGCTAATCCCCAAACCACTGACTCACGAACGGAGGATGGACCATGGCTAAACAAATCTTGATCCTGGGCGGCGGTTACGGCGGATTGCTGAGCGCGCTGACGGCTCGTCAGCACCTGAGCGTCCACGAAGCGGCGATTACGGTCATCAACCGTTATCCGACCCACCAGATCATTACCGAGCTGCACCGGCTGGCTGCAGGCACGATCAGCGAACCTGCTGTTGCGCTGCCGCTTGCCAAGTTGCTGAAGAACCAAGGCATCAATGTGATCATCGATACGGTCAAGGAGATCAAGCCGAACGACAAAAAGGTAACGACGGCAGGCGGCGGCTCGTACACGTACGACAACCTCGTCATCGCCCTCGGTTCCGAGACGGCTTACTTTGGCATTCCGGGACTGCAAGAGAACAGCTTCGTGCTGAAGTCCGTCAGCGACGCCAACAAGATCCGCGAGCACGTTCATGCGCGCCTTGACGCCTACAAGGCGTCCAAGGACCCGGCCGACGCAACGATCGTCGTCGGCGGCGGCGGCCTGACGGGCATCGAGCTCGTCGGCGAATTCGCCGACAAGCTGCCTGAAGTCGCACGCGCCAAGGGCATCGACCCGGCCGACATCAAGCTCTACGTCGTGGAAGCCGGCCCGGCGATTCTGCCGATCTTCCCGCCGGAGCTCATCGCCCGCGCCCAAGCGAGCCTCGAGAAGCGCGGCGTCGAGTTCATCATCAGCGTAGCGATCACCGAAGCTTCCAAGGACACCGTCTCCCTGAAGGACGGCCGCACGCTCAAGTCCAACACCATCATCTGGACCGGCGGCGTCCAAGGCCACGAGATCGTCGCGAACTGCGGCATCGAAGTGAACCGCGGCCGCGCCTCGGTTACCGATACGCTCCAATCGACTTCGCACCCTGACGTCTATCTCGCAGGCGACTGCGCGGTCGTCATCCCTGGCGAAGGCGCGCGTCCGTATCCGCCGACTGCACAGCTGGCCTGGCAAATGGGCGAGCTCATCGGCCACAACCTGGCTGCCGTAATCAAGGGCGGCGTGCAAGACACGTTCCAACCGGTATTCTCCGGTACGCTGGGCAGCCTCGGCCGCAAGGACGCGGTCGGCACCGTCGGTGCGAGCGGCACCCGCTTTAAGGGCTTCCCTGCGACGCTGATGAAGGAAATGAGCAACATCCGCTATCTGACGCACATCAAGGGTCTGTTCGCGGTGCTTGAATAGGGTTTTCGCTCAGAAAAAAGTCGTTCCTGTCCGGTGTATGCCGGACTAGGAACGACTTTTTTATTTATACTCTAGCGCCGGGCCTTCCACAGACCAACTCGGTGTCGTACCCTTGCTAAGATTTTGATTTAGATTCACGACGACCACCTCGCCGTTTACCCGCTCCCAGAACAGTATCGCTTTTCCTTCGGATTTGTTAAGAAGCAGTGCCGGCCAATAGTCGCCAGACTTTAATGCTTCTTTCTTTACTTCGGAATTAAAGGCAGCATTAAATGAGAAGGCTTCTTTTTGCGTCAAATGATTGGTAAACTCAATATCCACATCTCCGCTGTTGATGAGTTCCCAAGCCTTGTCGTCTTGTACAGCTTCGATCTTGTTTGCTTCAAGCACTTTCAGTGCGCGATCCCAGCTGTCCTGGATCTTCTTTACGACGCTTTTGTCCTTGATACGGTCAAACATGGGTTGTTCGTAGTTGATATGAGCGGTTCCTTGATCTAATTTCTCTGCCAAGTTTGGCTCATTTGATGCATCCGTAACTTTGGTGGCCAGTATACCAGCTCCAGTAATTGATATCGCCAGGGCAGAAACCACAATTAGTTTTTTGATTTTCATAAAGTTATCCTCCTTAAACTTGATTAAGGGTTATAAACGACCTCACCGGAAAAATCGGCTGGATCGGTAAAGAGATCAGTCAATGAGAAAAACCTTTTCCTCATAATTGCTCTCTCATTTATAATAATTCTATATTATTACAAATAAAAGTGATTTGTGGAATAAATGCAATTGACCAGGAAATGGAACAGTTTTCATAAATAATAACTTTATAATTGGATTTGTTTTTGTTCCGGGCTGGCGTCTTGCCATTTCGCCAATTATCCGGTAATATAGTCCAAGTGATATTGAGAATCGTTATCGTTTATGTTCGCGGCGATCATGCAGAACCTTAACAAACCCTCCAAGGAGAGAATACTTACATGTCTAAAAAGCTTCGCAAATCCGGCTTGCTCCTCACCTTCATCCTGCTGCTCGTCAGCGTCGTTGCCGCCTGCGGCAGCAAGAACAACAATAACGCATCTTCCGGCGCATCCCCGTCCGGGAGCGAGAGTGCTTCGGCAAGCGCGAGCGCTTCGGCATCCGCATCCGCATCGTCCGATACGGGCGCGACGACAAAAAAAGTCACCGACGGCATGGGCCGCGAGGTCGAGGTGCCCGTGAAGGCGCAGCGCGTCGTCGCGCTCAACAACTTCGGCGATCTGCTGGCGCTTGGGGTCAAGCCGGTCGGCACGATCAACTACTACCTCGACAAGTACAAGGACGAGCCGGAAGCCGTCGCCGGCATCGAGAGCGTAGGCGACCAGGAAGCCGACAACGAGAAGGTACTGGGCGCGACGCCCGATCTGATCATCGTGAGCAATTACTTCAAGCCCGAAGTCGTCGACGCGCTGCAGAAGATCGCACCGACCTACGCGACTACGTTCGGCCGAACGCCATACGAGCAGCTGGACGATCTGGCCGCGCTGTTGAACGTCGAAGACCAGAAACAGGCATTCCTGGACAGCTTCAAGGCCGAAGCCGCGGACGCCAAGGAGAAGCTGAAGGGCAAGATCGCGGAAGGCGAGAAGGTCGGCATTCTGCAATTTTGGAGCAAGAAAATTTACGAACACCCGACCAAGGTGTTCACGCCGCTCTATGAGGATATCGGCTTCCTGCCGACCGAGCACGTCAAGACGCTGACCGCCACGACCGAAGTTACGCAAGAGGCCGTGCCGGCAAACGTGGCCGACGCCGATCGCCTGTTCATCATGGTCGACGGCCAACCCGACAGAGACACGTACGATGCGCTCAAAAACTCGGCTTGGAAAAACATCCCCGCGGTTCAGAAAAACCAAGTGTATCTCGTGGACAGCGGTCACTGGAACGACTTCAGCGCCGCAGCGCTGCAATGGCAGCTGCAAGACGTCGTCGAGCTGCTGAGCAAATAAGCGTCGCAAAAGGGAGTTGGCAGCATCTGCTGTCCGCTCCTTTTCTTTTTGGAATAACGGCGCGGCGAACGCGCAAGCTAGCATCATCCGATAAAAAGGTGGTGCGAGGCATGTCCAGAAGAAGATCGAGGCGGCTGGCCGTTCCCGGCGCCGAGCAAGGCGTGAACGCGTTTAAGGCCGAGGTCATGCGCAAGGAAGGCTATGCGGTGGATCCCGCGCATCCGGACGACGTAAAGTACGAGGTCGCCAAGTCGCTTGGCGTGCCGCTGACGCCGGGAGATAACGGTCATCTGACGACCGAAGACGCGGGCCATGTCGGCGGCAAGATCGGCGGCTCGATGGTGCGCGAGATGATTCGGCTGGCGCAGGAGAAACTGTCGGAAAAACAGCCCTGACCCCGCCCTGTCCCGACGGACGAACCCGCTGGCGCGCTCCGCGTCCAAGCGGGTTTGTTTGGCGTTCGCCTTTTCCCATGACGCCCGCGACGTGATACAATGAGAGAACAAATGTTCCGGCGGTAAAGCGCGAGGCGGCTTGGAGGACGGCGATATGCGAGGGACGGTCACGATCGCGGTGAGGCCGCTGGTCGAATATGCGCTGCGGAGCGGCGATCTGGCAAGCGGATTTCGCCAGACCGCATCGATGGCGGACGGCGTCAAGGCGCATCAGCAGGTACAGGAGGCTTACGGGGAGCGGGACCGCAGCGAAGTGCAGCTGCGCGCCGAGATTCTGTGGGGAGAGCTGCTGTTTGCGATCGAAGGCAGATGCGACGGCTTGCTGACCGGCGAGGATGGCGGCGTCACGATCGAGGAGATCAAGTCTACGGGCGGGAGTCTGCCGCTACTGGAGGCGGAGACGCCCGAGGTCCATTGGGCGCAAGCCTATTGCTACGCTTATATGTACGCGAATGCAGAGGGTCTGGACCGCATACGGGTGAAAATGACCTACGTGGAAACGGGAGGGGAAGGTGCCGCGCGCCGATCCTTCGAGCGGACGGCCGAATTCGTCGAGCTTGAACGCCGCATTCGGAGCTACGTAGAGAGCTATGCGCCTTTAGCGGAGCTCCAGCTGCGGCATCGCGCCGCCCGGGACGC from the Cohnella hashimotonis genome contains:
- a CDS encoding alpha/beta-type small acid-soluble spore protein codes for the protein MSRRRSRRLAVPGAEQGVNAFKAEVMRKEGYAVDPAHPDDVKYEVAKSLGVPLTPGDNGHLTTEDAGHVGGKIGGSMVREMIRLAQEKLSEKQP
- a CDS encoding CynX/NimT family MFS transporter; the protein is MNKQTKIHNSRPAADAYAHSEQEGAQSRRELELEIAQEREREVKAKRGRLLWLAVGIVLIAANLRGALTAVGPVVGRIKDDLSLSGAGAGMLTTLGLLAFAVISPVAPKLSRRFGAENMLLAGMALITVGVIVRAAPYSALLFAGTVLIGIGIGVGNVLVPALIKRDFENRAGLMTGIYSVALTLVAGIASGVSIPIADAPGFGWRGALGVWGLASALAMVAWLPQVSRGRRERGVSRPASASARPWRSPLAWQVSLFMGFQSIIFYVNVTWLPELLQDRGMSPGTAGWMLSLMQIIGLPANFLAPVLAARRPSQRGIMAVVMAMLLVGYGGLLFDSGTGPLTVAWVLLIGIGAGASFSLCLVFFSLRTRTASEATELSGMAQFVGYLVAAVGPAFIGFVHDRSGGWQTPLVVMVVVVALAALFGLGSSRAAYVSSTSAQASNNPTSSDTK
- a CDS encoding DUF1641 domain-containing protein codes for the protein MTTTPQSQGAEQAVDAQKAQDVLDQLMKPEVQQSLTTLVDNLPKLTEMVTTLTAAYDFASGLAKDQVFINDTKAGIVEFFTPVVDKAKGLASAAIEAGDRAEADTQAVGLFGLLKMLKDPQVQKTLRYTQAFLNVLAERQQQR
- a CDS encoding NAD(P)/FAD-dependent oxidoreductase; translation: MAKQILILGGGYGGLLSALTARQHLSVHEAAITVINRYPTHQIITELHRLAAGTISEPAVALPLAKLLKNQGINVIIDTVKEIKPNDKKVTTAGGGSYTYDNLVIALGSETAYFGIPGLQENSFVLKSVSDANKIREHVHARLDAYKASKDPADATIVVGGGGLTGIELVGEFADKLPEVARAKGIDPADIKLYVVEAGPAILPIFPPELIARAQASLEKRGVEFIISVAITEASKDTVSLKDGRTLKSNTIIWTGGVQGHEIVANCGIEVNRGRASVTDTLQSTSHPDVYLAGDCAVVIPGEGARPYPPTAQLAWQMGELIGHNLAAVIKGGVQDTFQPVFSGTLGSLGRKDAVGTVGASGTRFKGFPATLMKEMSNIRYLTHIKGLFAVLE
- a CDS encoding ABC transporter substrate-binding protein translates to MSKKLRKSGLLLTFILLLVSVVAACGSKNNNNASSGASPSGSESASASASASASASASSDTGATTKKVTDGMGREVEVPVKAQRVVALNNFGDLLALGVKPVGTINYYLDKYKDEPEAVAGIESVGDQEADNEKVLGATPDLIIVSNYFKPEVVDALQKIAPTYATTFGRTPYEQLDDLAALLNVEDQKQAFLDSFKAEAADAKEKLKGKIAEGEKVGILQFWSKKIYEHPTKVFTPLYEDIGFLPTEHVKTLTATTEVTQEAVPANVADADRLFIMVDGQPDRDTYDALKNSAWKNIPAVQKNQVYLVDSGHWNDFSAAALQWQLQDVVELLSK